The DNA segment cATATTGCAgctggggaagatggtgacCATATGGTGCTGGATGGGCACCAGGATGAACTGGGTggccggggtggtggtgaccaTTGTATGGATGACCGTATGGCGGTGTCGTTCCCGGCGACGGTGGCCAGGGTTGATAATGGCCGTGGTGAGCGGGATGCGGGGCATATCCCGGGTAGCCtgggggaagatgatgaagctGCTGTACCTGTGGTGGGTAGGGCGGCTGCTGCATCGGCGACCGTGTCAAGGCCGATTGATCGTTCAGGCTCGACTCGGGGTACATGCCCTTCTGCGGAATGATGCCTCGCAGTTGGGGGTCGGTGCTCGGTGTCTGCAAGTTCTGTGAATTTCTGGTGTAGTACGAAATGAGGTGAAGATGCTGAGAATTagaggtggtgatgctgaacGATTGCTTCATAAGGCCGTCAGTCTTGTAGCGGTAGCCAGCCGCCAAACTGTCTggctccccatcatcctgaTCCTCATCACTGCCACGACCAGAATCCGGAGTTCTCCcagcccccctcctcgagtTCCCAAAACCATTCCCTCGCTTGCCTTCCATCTCGCGGTATGTCAAAAAACTCCCAGACACACGGCTGGCGCTCCATGACTTTCCATCAGTCCACCTCCGCATGCCAGCTTCCCTCTCATCCCAGACATAAACCGACCCGGACCGAATCTGTTGGCGTTCCTTTTCGGACAATCTTCTTTGAACTCTAGGCAAAAGTCCCAGTCGGCAAGCCTCGAAAAGTTTGATGGCGTCGGCAGGCGTCTTGACCATGCCGTGATATGTCTCCATTGTCGTCATGGTGGGCGATAATGCTTTGGAAGATGTAGGTTGATGCAACCCAGGACCGTTGGgccaaagaaagagagacTGTATAGTCAACCAAGATATcctcctttcctcctcaactGCCAAACTTATTGCACCACCATTCAGGACTGGAGCCTCGAGCAAGCTTTGTCGACAAGAAGCTTAAAGGCGCCACAGCAAAACCCTATGTGATATGATGTAACCAGTGTCAATGTTTATCCCTTTCTATGGTGGATTCATGAAGAGGCAAGCCGAGCCGATAGCGGGTCCATGACCTGTGGGAGCGAGTTAGGTAAACGTGAGACGTGTAAAGGGTGAGGGCTTGGCAGAGAGACGACGGGCGTTTTAAGCCTCAGTGTGGATTTAtagcctttttttttttaagagatgtggaggagaggagagaggtggaCGTGCTAGAGTGACAGAAGCTTGATCGAAGCATTGCCCTTGGCTGGCGATACCTGGCACACGACGGCACACGGCAGGCAACAAGCAGCCTTTTGGGCGCATAAACAGCTTCCCACGTCAAACCCTGGGGTGTGGTTCCTCGCCTTGTGTCTTTGTGTCGTCGACCACGTCAGGCTCACGAGACGCAAAGGGTTACAGCAGCACGGCCATGGGCGGAGCACACACAGTCCCACGCTTCACCATGTCCCCGTCCGCATACACTTGATGGGGACGAAGGTCGTGGGGAGTCGTGGGGATACAGAAGCCTGCCCTTTTTGAGATCCGGTATGGAGAATTATCAGGGGATACAGTTGCACTCGCACTTGCACTTGCACTCGCAACGCGTTGTTATCTGTGTTTCAAGAGACGAAATAGGAAagttgacgaggaagaaaacAAGCTGGAAGCGTACCTATCAGAATGTgtcttgtttttgttttgttatgttgtgttgtgtgttaTGTGGGAGCGTGAGTAACCGCTTGTTCAGCGAGCTAGTAAAGGTAACGGCGATGACAGTTAGTCGTGGTGTGGTGAACGGTGGACGGTGAGACCCAGAGAAATGCAAAAACCGAGAAAAGTGTCTTTAGGTGCAGGGCGATGCGCGCGGGTTGTATCGGGATGTTTCGACTTATATCGAGAAAAtgacccaaaaaaaaaggcagtGGAAATAAGGTGCGTGAGGGCACCGCGGTTGGCGGCTGGTGGTGCGGATCCGCTGCAGGTCGATGACGATGCGCCCACTGGCACATGGGTGTCTCGGAATGTGGGAGCTTTCAGAAGGGTGTCCCGCTAGAGAGAACCCACtccaagcccaccaagcaCCATGCCAAGCCGAGCGATGCCTCAGGTCTGGCAAAACGGCTAGACGGGGGGCGTCTTGGTCCTGGCTGTTGGTGTCTGCCTGCCTCTGGGAGATCATCAGATGGAAATTGGAGAAAGTGAGGCCGTGAACAGCACCATTTTGAAACAGCCAGATACGAGgattcctccctccctccatctctcCATCCTTACCTACCTTCGGAAAGATCAAGTCAGTTTTAAAACAATCCGAGTTGATCTGGCACAGGCACAGACACTGATGACAGGTGAAATGCAATtcatcttctcatcatcactcgtCCCacgccccccttccccgagCGGAAAATGCCAAGCAAAGCCAAGAGGGCCAAGCAGCGAGGCCAAGAGAGCCAAGAAAAGCGGAGCAGGCCAGACAAAGGACAGCCAGGACCAACTCCACAACAAAAAGGCGCGAAGCTCTGTCCCTTTCATCCCTGGCCAAAATTACTTCACTTTTTGGTTCAGCACTCCACCTGTCCAGAAAGTGTGTCGTAAGCTCTTACAGATCAATGAGTCCTacgagaggggagagggggccTAGATCTCGCTTCATTTCTGCCTCCTTTTCAGTCCACCAGGCGGAGAGATACTCAGAATTCTATCCAAGCAAGGTGGTGGGTAGGTCCTTGAGTCACACATGTTGGATGTCGTTGGTCCTGAGATGATCCGTTTATGGTTACGAGCAGCTGGTTAGGAGCAATTGCCTCTTGCAgttgggttgatgatgaatcTCCGAACAAAACTCTTATCAtctcacccatcatcattatTACTCCACCAACTGTTGCTGTTATGAATCGCTTGGACCTCGGACCTGACCGGGACTCATCGGTGTAACACGCACACCCCCCCCAATCCACATGTTGTTGGACCTTGTAGGTAATTGGACTTTTGTTGTGTGTCACAAGaaaggagcagcagcagcaactgaAGTTATTGCGAAGGTCCATTGTCGCACAACGTCCTGCCGAGCTTTTGTGTTCTTTGCTGTCAATTTACCAACATCTGGATCGCCACGCtaaggagaagaggggggcgCAATGTGGTTATCAATATTCGCAACCGTTGGGTCCGAGAAGTCCacttggtcttggtgatTGATATCAATGGCTCCCCCCCCAAAGTTCCAAGACTCTTGGGCCACGCACGCCAACACTTGGGTCCTGCTCGAAGTTTGACTAGTGCCCGCTTCCAGTTCCCTATCCAAGTCTAGCCCAAAACATTATCTCAACGTCCAAAAAGGCGCACGTGGAAAGCTGCAACCTGTTCACTTTGAAAGAACAACTGCACTGCACTTGCTGACCCCTTTGTGCTCCCACCTTTTCTCCTCTGTCATCGGAACTAAAGCGCCTTGGTTACCTCCGAAGCCGAAAACTTGACATATTTTGgacatcttctcccccctcccattggGTGTGTGGAATAACTGCCTGATTAGGAAATCTCACTGTCATGTCAGACGTTATGTAAAAAGAAGGGGTCCAATCCAGGAGGGAAAAAAAGCGTGAATAACAAAAACGAGAAAAGGCAGATGGACCCCTGTACGGATTTGCCATGGAAATACCGGCTTGGGATAGGATTTCAAGCTTATTTCTCTCTCCCCATGCTAGTGTGACTGGCATTTGCCTGGATCACCCTTCAAGCCATCAGCCTTGGCTTCCATGCTCCATCCATCATGCCGCCCAATGTTGCGACTCTGGGCCAACTTGGCATCTTTCTCGGATCAAAAGGTCGCTGACAAGACCCCGTGACTCCGAATCCGAAGAGGGAACTGCTGCCCGCTCCACCGGCTTGCGACGAGACACCCCTCTCCTTGAAACCCGCGAGGCGCTGGGTGTGCCGTCAGTCCCGTCATCGTTGACATGTCCGCCCACACGGACGACCGAGTAAGCTTCGCTTCGCTTAGGACATCCGTACGGGTAAACCTTTTCGAGCGGGTGTGAACACCTTCTGGAAAAGCTGTGGACTTGATTACAAAACACCAGCGCCCCCACATGAGGAGGAATCCCTGTCGCAATTTGTCTTGGGATGTGCCGTGATGGCCTTGGCCGTTTCTGGGCAACACTTTAAACTTGGAGTGTGGCTTGCCGCGAGGTACCGGTACCCTGTGGGGTGTGTGGCACACTGCAGCTAGCAATTCCTCTGCTTGTCTCTGTGGAAGCAACAACTGCGAATGTAACTGCACAATGAGAGCCTCGACGAGGCGTGGTGAAGCGTGTGTGCctctgatgaagaagaaatgTCGTTGGCCATCGTTGTTTGCCCTGTGGGCAGGGTGTCTGCAGTTGGGCGCCTCATTAGTCAGATCCTTTATCCACTAGCGTACCAAGTGAATCGTATTCGCGTTCCGAAGATGCGAACCCAAGATCGGAATTCGTCACTGCTCCCGCCCGCCGCGATCCATGCTATCCTGGGGTAGGCAACGGCGGAATATGGTTGCCGGAAGCGAGCCCAATTATTCGTcaacagcgacgacgacgacgccgacgTTTTAGTTTCACTGCCTGAAGTGAGATCAGACAGTTATCATCAATAGTCAGGTCCTACTATCATTTTCATCTGACTATGTCAACCACCACGGCTGTTGTGCGCCGGAGCCTGgtatcaaaaaaaaaaaattgaaCAGTCAAGGCGCAGGGACCTTGTGTAAGTTTGTGctacaacagcaacaacagatGCGGCTGTTGGAAATGTGAGGGCATGCTTAAGCTTGAAGCTGTGCCTCTCGCCTCTCGGAAAGGGTGAGTGAGCAACAGTGTGGCAGTCGTAATATTTGGCCCAGTAAGGCGACGCCCTCGGAAAGATCCTCGCAGCTTGGCGAGCCAACAAAGTCGGCCATCACATCAGGGCTTTTACTTGCTTGTCCGGAGTATCATtcgttgttggtgctgttggtgacGACAGGGTATGGGTCAAGATCTAGGTTGAGTTTGTGCAACTGCTCCCCGTCGTGTCAGTCATGTCGATCGAGGCCAGGGGCGGACTTTTGCTGCTGTTCGTgataaaaaaaacaacaaaaaaacaagatGCTTGAGGTCAGCTGAAGTGGTCAATGTTCCGGTCCCGGCTGGGCACCGCAAAGAAGGCCGGTTTTCCGTCGAGCCAAGGCAGTTTGAAAAAGAGAAGTGGCATTTGGAAGCTTGGCAGTGGCAGTTGTGGAtggttgtgggtggtggcacTGGCAGAGCATTGCGCTGAAGGGAAGGTGTGACTGGTATAGAAATGCAGGCCGAATCAGGAGATACTACCTGACGACTAATCATGGCCAAGCCTCTTGTTGGTTAAGCATGATTTTAAGCGTCAATAGTTTTCTGGGCGTGTCACTTTCCCTCACTTGTTCGGAGCCTTGGTAATCAGTcactcatcaacctcaacaacaacagcaccaacaacagcagcaacaacaacaacaacaacaacaacaacaac comes from the Podospora pseudocomata strain CBS 415.72m chromosome 5, whole genome shotgun sequence genome and includes:
- the PTH2 gene encoding Gluconate transport-inducing protein (COG:G; COG:T; EggNog:ENOG503NXQ1) → MTTMETYHGMVKTPADAIKLFEACRLGLLPRVQRRLSEKERQQIRSGSVYVWDEREAGMRRWTDGKSWSASRVSGSFLTYREMEGKRGNGFGNSRRGAGRTPDSGRGSDEDQDDGEPDSLAAGYRYKTDGLMKQSFSITTSNSQHLHLISYYTRNSQNLQTPSTDPQLRGIIPQKGMYPESSLNDQSALTRSPMQQPPYPPQVQQLHHLPPGYPGYAPHPAHHGHYQPWPPSPGTTPPYGHPYNGHHHPGHPVHPGAHPAPYGHHLPQLQYGPPPPPPPHQPYHSANHHQYERERAPTLPPLQLPQQRPPQPPPQLPLPAPTPSQPPHHAPYSQPGSVSTPILSPPRIAPLGSPRSRQLQAKAREAISDPRLALNGGIQLAPVQPPQQHQQPPPMRPIITTHTASPPNRALSVSPNSDGRNRDPTSASTKASLSALLSHPTPPLTNASSAVSSEPNSAGPSVGGGSNSANSSPRTAHGGLGRPPQLPAIHDFARVEAGSIGKLNSNFRG